The stretch of DNA TCGCCCAGAGAAAGTCAATCAATCTTAGATTATTTATACTGTTACCGGAAACAGCAGATCGCTGCACTTAAACGTAATTTTTACCTGTTCGCGAACTATGTTTAACCTGCTCTTAATCCTGACAAACGTCTGGAATGTTAAAGATCAAGGCGTAGGAAGGAAATGAGAGTCAGTTCATGTCCATTCGACGCCCCGATATTGTTCTTTTAGTCCTCGATACTCAGCGGAGCGATCGCCTCTCGTGTTACGGGTATGCTAAAGAAACCTCTCCCAATTTAGACGCGTTTGCTGCCAGTGCAACTCTATTCAGAAATGCAGTTTCGGCAGCGCAATGGACAGTGCCTTCCCACGCTTCTATGTTTACGGGGTTGTATCCTTCGGCACATCAAGTCTTGCAATCCTATTCAGTACTGCCCAGTCATATTACAACTCTGGCAGAACGGTTGAGTGCTAATGGTTATTACACTGCTGGATTTTGTAACAATCCGCTGGTAGGGGTTATCAATAATGGCTTACGGCGAGGATTCTACAGCTTTTTGAACTACAGTGGCTTACTCACTTCACGACCCAATCAAGCTGGATATTCGCCACAACTGCTTGACCGTTACCGTCAGGCGTTTAAGCGGTTGCTAGCTGGAGCCTTAAACTGGGTACAAGATTCCTTTGCACGCTCGGAATTGCTGCTAGCATTTTCGTTTACACCCCTAATGGTGCCTCTGTGGCAAACAGCACTTAGCTTCAAAGGCAATACCTCAAAGTCACTAGATGATGCAGCGCAATTGTTGATTAATCGGCGAGGATTAGGTGACGAGCAGCCAATTTTTACGTTTATTAATCTCATGGGCACTCACATGCCTTACCATCCTCCACGCTTGTATGTTGAGCGGTTTGCGCCCCACGTGCTGCAAGACAAAGCAGCGCAGCATTATTTGCAACAATTTAATAGCGATATTTATGGTTGGTTAGCTCCCCTAGCAGATGCTCTAGATGAGCGGCAGAAAATGACATTAGATGGGATGTATGATGCCGAAGTTGCCCATCAAGATGACCAACTTGGCGCGTTCTTGCAGAAATTGCAGGAAAATGGGGCATTGAACAATACGTTGACGATCATCTGCTCCGACCATGGAGAACATTTAGGCGAAAAACACTTCGTTGGACATTCAATTTCACTCTACAACGAACTCGTGCGAGTGCCTCTAATTATCCGCGATTCCACCGGTACATTTCCTAGGGGAGCGATTCGTGAAGATGTCGTTTCAACCCGATGTTTGTTCCATACTGTATTGGCGGCTGCAGGGTTGGCAAGTGAAATAGAAGAACCGCTGTCGTTAGCGCATTCCTCTGCGAGTAGCGATCGCCAAGTGTTTGCCGAAGCCATTCCTCCACAAAATGTTGTGAATCTACTTTACAAACGCCAACCAGAGTTAGTGCTATCCCATGCTTGCGATCAACCCCGACGTGCGGTGTGGATTGGCAATCACAAGTTGATTGAAACAGGAGGCGACCGCCTGGAATTGTATGATGTTCGCAATGACCCGCAAGAAAGTTTGAATCTCACAGACATCTTTCCTGAAAGCGTTGAGTTTTTGCAGGAATGTTTGCAGCTATTTGCTGCGAATGGAGAAGCAATTACTACCTTGGAACGCGCTTTCAGTTACGACGACCCTGAATTGCAAAGAAGGTTACGCAATTTAGGCTATCTAGAAGACTAATCTTCATGTAATTTATTCATGCTCTATGTACCCCCCTGTTGACCCCATCATTGTCCAAATCGGACCTCTAGCCCTACGGTGGTATGGACTATTGATAGTAGCTGCTATCGTTGCGGGAGTTACAGTTGCCAGTCGCGAAGTGGAAAGACGCGGACAAA from Chroococcidiopsis sp. TS-821 encodes:
- a CDS encoding sulfatase; amino-acid sequence: MSIRRPDIVLLVLDTQRSDRLSCYGYAKETSPNLDAFAASATLFRNAVSAAQWTVPSHASMFTGLYPSAHQVLQSYSVLPSHITTLAERLSANGYYTAGFCNNPLVGVINNGLRRGFYSFLNYSGLLTSRPNQAGYSPQLLDRYRQAFKRLLAGALNWVQDSFARSELLLAFSFTPLMVPLWQTALSFKGNTSKSLDDAAQLLINRRGLGDEQPIFTFINLMGTHMPYHPPRLYVERFAPHVLQDKAAQHYLQQFNSDIYGWLAPLADALDERQKMTLDGMYDAEVAHQDDQLGAFLQKLQENGALNNTLTIICSDHGEHLGEKHFVGHSISLYNELVRVPLIIRDSTGTFPRGAIREDVVSTRCLFHTVLAAAGLASEIEEPLSLAHSSASSDRQVFAEAIPPQNVVNLLYKRQPELVLSHACDQPRRAVWIGNHKLIETGGDRLELYDVRNDPQESLNLTDIFPESVEFLQECLQLFAANGEAITTLERAFSYDDPELQRRLRNLGYLED